A single window of Oreochromis aureus strain Israel breed Guangdong linkage group 7, ZZ_aureus, whole genome shotgun sequence DNA harbors:
- the LOC120441147 gene encoding serine/threonine-protein kinase pim-1-like, with product MSLKSQPTFTTPRAVAVRKYLDRHTEPWFLRIEDRTSGGRIKNSKQKDCATERLEEASKRSKDSKSPTPGLSHLVLEKSAFRKKSSKRKSSSDGTKQPPSKKSKTSSSQEEASCSVYETDTPLPSAYKSHSIEDFEEKYEEQDKLGEGGFGTVFFGKRREDNFPVVIKHVAHVLVSYQPVLLNGKMTKIPKEVALLIKVGAGPEATSSNVTPVLIDWYDLEDELIMVFERPKENIDLEAYLANRRTFVHEREVKVIMRQLVHAAAEMQSKGVFHRDIKPDNIVCDTSPDHPPFQCVRFIDFGIGVTFRPEAVTRRNGTKSPAPNWQDFNATTADCVTVLQLGTVMDWLVRHIIPDDNNTSEMRTDISEDCKCFLLGCYCQSHEDRLTLEEVQNHPWLK from the exons ATGTCGTTAAAATCTCAGCCGACCTTTACCACACCACGTGCTGTGGCTGTGCGTAAATATCTAG ACCGCCACACTGAGCCCTGGTTCCTCAGGATAGAGGACAGGACGTCAGGTGGGCGAATCAAGAACTCCAAACAAAAGGATTGTGCCACAGAAAGACTGGAAGAAGCTTCCAAAAGAAGCAAGGACAGCAAaagtccaactccaggcctcagcCATCTTGTCTTGGAGAAGT ctgcTTTCAGAAAGAAGAGCAGCAAACGAAAGTCAAGCAGCGATGGAACAAAACAACCACCCAGTAAAAAGAGCAAGACATCAAGCTCACAGGAGGAGGCCAGCTGCTCCGTCTATGAGACAGATACACCTTTGCCCAGCGCATACAAAAGTCACAGTATAG AGGACTTTGAAGAAAAATACGAAGAGCAGGATAAGCTGGGTGAAGGAGGCTTTGGGACTGTCTTCTTTGGAAAACGCAGAGAAGACAATTTCCCA GTGGTGATTAAGCATGTTGCTCACGTTTTAGTCAGCTACCAACCAGTG CTTCTTAATGGTAAAATGACCAAGATTCCCAAGGAGGTGGCATTGCTAATAAAAGTGGGGGCAGGACCAGAGGCTACAAGCAGCAATGTGACGCCTGTTTTAATCGACTGGTATGACTTGGAAGACGAACTCATTATGGTCTTTGAAAGGCCAAAAGAAAACATAGACTTGGAAGCCTACCTGGCAAACAGAAGAACCTTTGTGCACGAGAGGGAGGTTAAG GTCATAATGAGACAGCTGGTACATGCAGCCGCTGAAATGCAATCCAAGGGTGTCTTCCATCGAGACATTAAGCCAGACAATATTGTGTGTGACACATCGCCTGATCATCCACCATTTCAATGTGTCAGATTCATCGATTTTGGCATTGGAGTCACTTTTAGACCAGAAGCAGTCACACGAAGAAATG GGACCAAATCACCTGCTCCAAACTGGCAGGACTTTAATGCCACCACAGCAGACTGCGTCACAGTTTTGCAGCTGGGTACGGTGATGGATTGGCTGGTACGTCACATCATCCCTGATGACAACAACACATCTGAGATGCGCACTGACATTTCAGAGG attgcaagtgttttctgttGGGTTGTTACTGTCAGAGCCATGAAGACCGTCTCACCCTAGAGGAAGTTCAGAATCATCCCTGGCTCAAATGA